The Thermovenabulum gondwanense genomic interval TTTATAGCGGATATAATAAAAATTGTACAGAACGAATTATCAACAAAATAAGGTGAGAGAATGAAAAACCCGGATTATTACAAAAAAAAACTATTGGATTTAAAACAGGAATTGGAGTCTCAAATAGATACATTAAATAAAAGAGGTTCGGATGCTTTGAAAGAATCCGTCGGAGAACTATCTTCTTACGATAATCATCCGTCGGATTTGGGCAATGAAACTTTTGAAAGGGAAAAAGATCTTGGTATCAGAGATAATGCAAGAATTATGCTTATTAAGGTAAATAACGCTTTGAAGAAATTGGAAGAAGGAAATTACGGTATTTGCGAAAGCTGCGGCAAAAAAATAGAGGAAGAAAGGTTGGAAATTATTCCTTACACCACCCTGTGCGCCGATTGCAATAGAAAGGAAGAGAAGGATTTATCAAGAAGGTCAAGACCGGTGGAAGAGGAAACATTGAGCTTTCCTTTTGGTCGAAGCTTTCTTAATGATACCGAATATGCTGCTTATGATGGAGAAGATGCATGGCAGGATGTAGCCCGTTACGGCACGGCAAACACTCCCCAGGATGAACCTGGAAGCAGGGATTATAAAGATGTATATACTGATGGAAATGAAAGGAGGGGAATTACCGATAGGGCAGATAAAATCATAAAAAACAA includes:
- a CDS encoding TraR/DksA C4-type zinc finger protein; this encodes MKNPDYYKKKLLDLKQELESQIDTLNKRGSDALKESVGELSSYDNHPSDLGNETFEREKDLGIRDNARIMLIKVNNALKKLEEGNYGICESCGKKIEEERLEIIPYTTLCADCNRKEEKDLSRRSRPVEEETLSFPFGRSFLNDTEYAAYDGEDAWQDVARYGTANTPQDEPGSRDYKDVYTDGNERRGITDRADKIIKNNDIDENEKNELGR